The genomic window GTAGAGCATTGCTATATTCCGGTTGCTTGCATTACCCCTGCTTAGTATTTCATTGGCGTACATTTCAACCTTATCAAATTTAGACAAGCCGTAATACGAGAGCATCAGGCCCGTCCATGCATTGAATTGTTGTTTTTTATTGCTTGCCTTTTCGAGCAGCTGATCATAATATTTAATGGCGCTTTTATAGGAATGATTTTTATATTCCAGTCCGGCAATCCTGTAAATGGATTTATTCAAATAACTTTTATTGTCAACCATCACCTCTTTATAATATCTCAAAGCATTATCATAGGCCGCGCCATAGCCGCTGCTATCTTTTTGTTCTATTACAACAGCAAGCCGGTAGTATGATTCTGCCAGGTAATATTTTGAATCATAATAATACATGGTCGGATTATCAATCCGACCTACAACGGGATAATTATTGAGGTAATCCGTAAAGCTGCTGATGGCCTCTTTATACTTTTGGTTGTAATAAAGCGCTTTTGCGGTTTCAAATTCAATGCTTTCCAGCGCTTCACTATTTGGATTGGCTTCTTTAAATTTGGCCAGGGTTTCATCAAAATTTTCGCTTTTACCTGCCGAGGTGAGTGCCTGCTGCAAGCTGGTTATGGCATCATGGGCTACCTTGTGTGTGGCGTGATCTTCTATTATTTTTTTATAATCGGCTATGGCTTTGTCATATTTTTGGAGGTTCTCCTGGGCAATTCCTCTTTTTAATAAAGCGTAAGGAACAAAAGGGCTGCCCGGTTTTACTTTAATTAACCTGGAAAACCCGGTAATTGCATCCTCGTTTTTTCCATTTTCGAAATCTATCTGTGCGGTTTGAAACAAAGCGTCATCATAATAGCGTGAACCGGAGAATCTTCTGATAACCATATCCAGGTTCTGTTTAGCGAGATCGGGATTTGAAGTAATGCCATAGATCACGCCTTTTTGAAAGTAAGCATAATCAGCATCAATATAACTTTCTTTGATAGCTTTTTCGTAATACTTGATCGCATCATTATAGATCTTTGTAACAAAGTAACAATCAGCCAATCTTAACACAGCATCAGAATTGTATGTAGCCCCCCTAAATCCCCCAGAAGGGGGGACTTTGCCATGCCCTTCCCCCACAGACGGTTCAGCTAATTCCATGTGATTTACGTATCGCTGAAAATTGATCAGCGCCTTTTTATACTGTTTTGTATTAAAATAAGCGTAGCCAACTCCATACATGGTCTTTATGTAAAATTCATTTTTGGGAGAAGACGTATTTTCAAAAACCCGCAAATAATATGGAATTGCCTTGTCATATTTGATGCCTGTGGAATAGGTTTCACCCAGCCAGAAGTTAGCGGCAATTGCCAATTGTACTTCGATAGGATATTGCAGGGATTTTTCAAACAATTGTACTGCTTTAAGATATTGCTCTTTATTAAAGCTTTCTACTCCAAAGTAAAATAAAAGCCTCTGGTAAGCAGCTTTTATACGCTGGCTTTTTCTCTTTAATCCTTCAATATAACTTATTGCTTCATCGTATTTATTCGTATTCAGGTATGCTTCTGTGAGCAGCGCATCTGCTTCAACACGCACTCCACTGTTGGGATAGTTATCTACAAAATATTTAAATGCCGTGATCGCCTCAGGAAGTATCCCCAGGTCATAATTGAGTTTTGCATATTGAAATGCTGAAGCTTCACTAATGGTAGTATCAAAGTCAGGTTTTCTTGCTTTATCAAAAGCAGCCAGGGCAAATTGTTTTTTGCCGGTTTTTACATAACAGACCCCAAGATAGTAAGCAGCGCTTTGTCCCAACGAATCCCGAGTACTCGGGATAGCAATCTGCTTAAAATGCACTGCTGAACTGTCAAAATTGTTTATTTTAAATTCAGAGTAGGCTAAGCGGTATAGAATTGCAGATTGCGGATCTCTGACCGGGGATTTAAACCTGTTCTTATTCATTTCAACATACCTTGAAAAATATAAAGCAGCTTTTTCCCATTTATCTCCCATTTTATAATATGCTTCAGCTAAAAGAAGAATGATCTTGTCTATTGCTTTTATTCCTCTTTTGTTTGTATTTACTGGTGGAATAATGCCCTCTGCATAATTTATTAGTACTTCAAGTTTTCCCTGTTTGTAATAAATATTGGCGATCATTAAGGGTATCAAGGGAGCATAAGCTTCATTTTGTCCGGCCCTGTGAAGGTCATTAATTGCTTTATCATATTCCTTGTTCAGATAGGCAATATAACCT from Cytophagales bacterium includes these protein-coding regions:
- a CDS encoding tetratricopeptide repeat protein gives rise to the protein MKKIILICVIFPIAIGINLRNLCYSQNTLIKSGPGNILRTGLELLEKEKYGAAQKFFQDYINNLVGQGHPENSGLQGLIEAEYYIALCALNLSQPDTETLFDDFIAKYPGHSKAILANYELGNFWFRKKNYEKAIHYFAKVDIDLLSAQQQIETQFKLAYAYFGKKEFDKAMELFSKIKYGYHKYTYAANYYAGYIAYLNKEYDKAINDLHRAGQNEAYAPLIPLMIANIYYKQGKLEVLINYAEGIIPPVNTNKRGIKAIDKIILLLAEAYYKMGDKWEKAALYFSRYVEMNKNRFKSPVRDPQSAILYRLAYSEFKINNFDSSAVHFKQIAIPSTRDSLGQSAAYYLGVCYVKTGKKQFALAAFDKARKPDFDTTISEASAFQYAKLNYDLGILPEAITAFKYFVDNYPNSGVRVEADALLTEAYLNTNKYDEAISYIEGLKRKSQRIKAAYQRLLFYFGVESFNKEQYLKAVQLFEKSLQYPIEVQLAIAANFWLGETYSTGIKYDKAIPYYLRVFENTSSPKNEFYIKTMYGVGYAYFNTKQYKKALINFQRYVNHMELAEPSVGEGHGKVPPSGGFRGATYNSDAVLRLADCYFVTKIYNDAIKYYEKAIKESYIDADYAYFQKGVIYGITSNPDLAKQNLDMVIRRFSGSRYYDDALFQTAQIDFENGKNEDAITGFSRLIKVKPGSPFVPYALLKRGIAQENLQKYDKAIADYKKIIEDHATHKVAHDAITSLQQALTSAGKSENFDETLAKFKEANPNSEALESIEFETAKALYYNQKYKEAISSFTDYLNNYPVVGRIDNPTMYYYDSKYYLAESYYRLAVVIEQKDSSGYGAAYDNALRYYKEVMVDNKSYLNKSIYRIAGLEYKNHSYKSAIKYYDQLLEKASNKKQQFNAWTGLMLSYYGLSKFDKVEMYANEILSRGNASNRNIAMLYLGKAAYASGDHLKATDEFVNTLNTAKDANGAEAQYLLSELLYKDRNYKQSLETLFDLNQNFANYTKWVDKAFLLIADNYIAQDELFQAKATLNSIIEKSTSKETVEAAKVKLGNIGNKELGD